TGATGACTTTGCATCAAGGAAGGCAAGGAAGGTCCTGATTTAGATGACAATTATTTCATATCACTGTGTGTTGTGCGAAGTGCAATCATGTTAATTGTGTCATTTAGGAATGCCTCATTTTAATTGTATCTGCCTTTTAtacttatttaatataataattttatatgtatgtcttattttgacttctgtgcgtgcttgttttatatttaaagttctatttgatgatgagatgatgatgagaaccctttattgctgttgcaatacaccatgtcactagtcacaagtaccggtgAGAAACTGGCAATCAACCGACCatacattttatatgtatgtcatATTTTGACTTCTGTGTGTGCTTGTTTTATATGTAAAGTTATATTTCTTCCAATTTATATGTTAgttattatgtttgtttgtgtgtgtatatatatctatatccaGTTAAATTCAGTATGGTTCggacaacagttttttttacgataaaatatgttaatgtacAATCCTTAAtatgtcttgtgtgtgtgtgggtgggtaaaaataattaatttactttgggattttagatacagtaagatattatacacagacctaaataattacataaacacagtcgttgctgtttcagttctctcctaccatttatattgtcacagtgaactatatcctaagatgtaCTTGTACAAcgtttgtatatagtatagcatgaaaaataataataataaaaaaactcagccagagtataattgtttatatatatatatataaatatataaaacactcgtgcgctcttgcgttgtgtacacccaaaatgacgattccaccatacactgcgctaggctatatcgagtgtgatgttagttgcaaaagacgcaagctgatcccaacttcactttgctacacgtccactgtaaaagcagggccacaaataaaacaccacctacgtctctgtgctcaattcaaacggaaaatgtcgccaaatccattcgccatttcactatgtgctggctagtcatggcgcgagcattagctgcggacgcgaacagcttcagcttatcttgccacaattcagctcgactgtttaaacttcagccaaacacaacattctgtgttaagtgagaattctaacgagaaataataattacttacatcgttcaatgggtgccctcggaatatctgtcctgccgctactcccatccacttctaacttaactcgtccatctgtgtggaggtgcgcaagaacgatgggtgccgcgaagctgcaggaaaacaaacttaaaaacctgcacggaaatatattaaactaaagttagtcggcagaagtgaggaattaaaaaaaaaaaaaacgatttctcaagaaaagatcataaaacaggaaaatggtcaatagctcatggagtgatattgcacactgtaccttgattgtaacataactgctctataatatataatcgattatatgcaatagtgttcaggatttgggtgaagtgtactgtacacagcacaataatcattgtgataattccacacttgctgcaatATGTTTTCATGACTGTATTGGGGATATTTGCGGTCCGAAAAATACGTCCGCCTTGTGCTAAATGTGGACCAAAACAGACGGACTACGcagcccaattttcaaggaccatttttgttctaaataaaggccacaacgggccgaccagatttagcccataaaataatgtcctgtggacatttgttgctcaGTGGCTCATGTTTAAGgtggaaactagggaataagatACGAACTTTAGCCTCGTTCCTGACAGTCATGTAAAggaacttttttgtttttcatttttagaaacgtagccgaggagaaaaaatatgaaaacatttttttattaattaaggaactattttatttatttcgggaattcgtgatttgacaattcacacataatacaaaacgtaaatgctaagataagcacggtatacattttccaaaagtgatgttaaaaacattgaacttgttcttcttgtacagctgattgcgcatagaaaatattttccccccaatCAATTTCGAAtctcaaatatagatttaaaaataaacgttaCGGTATCTTAGAACACTGTGACGCAaaagtgcggtttttgcgtattagaacacgtcatttcgagtggtataaaaaggagaaagagacgagacatccacatttttgaataatgatggcacacgacatggagcgagtactgatgtccccggctttcgaagtgttcaacaagcttcggctcgcaggacagctttgtgacgtggtcctcatcgcagacggtgttcagttcaacgcccatagagtgattctgtgtggctgtagctcctacttccagtaagtTGCTGTGGCTCATATATGACGATGCCAAAACAGCAAGGAGTCCGTTTTTTTCTCTCGttagcaatgacttctccttggcaataaggctctaggatgacagaaagtttatattaatatatattatattaaattatgttaatgtaggtcagtgctgatcagaaatatttttaagtATACAGTACCACCTTAACGtttaacatataataataataataataataataataatggtataaatatataaaaaggggaccatgtccatcaggcaaaaacaaagtattccggggcacttgcccaccagcccaagtGAAAAATATTATAGGGGGAGCTaatgttggaaaaataagagtTAAAGCCCCTGGTCCCTAGTTCTTAGATGCCTATGTGATCATCTGTAGCGGGGCGTCCTTATCTCTGGTTtatttccatttgggggtccctggttcagaagatttagaaaaccccttatttaactttgcctgcaaaacccatatttattagatgagtcacttctggattgttttcagggctctgttcaccACCGGCTGGAGtgattcaggaaagcgggagtaccaactcccaggcatttcccctgAAACATTGAGGCAGGTCATCGAGTAcgcctacacgtactctgtggtcatcacatctgacaatgtggagaacctcctggcagctgctgattatctcagtgtcctgggcatcgtgcagcgctgctgtgaCTTCCTGCATGAGCATCTCTGCCTTGACAACTGTGTTGGGCTTGTCAAAATCGGAGATGTCTACTGCCTCAaggagctgcaccagtctgcattgaAATTCCTCCTGaagaacttcaaggaggttgccatcaacTCAAACGAGTTCCTAGAACTCACGCTCGAAGAACTTTGTGACATCATGGAGCGGGATGAActgaatgtcagagaagaggatgtggtgtttcacgccatcctccggtggatcgagcacgatcctgccacccgagaggcccacatttcagttctgttgcccaaggtgagtatagttatactatgttctcattgacttgtgtatataacaatagaatgctcattgagtgaagtccttattactgtagctagagactgaacctccattttCATGTCCCATgagtctacaaccaaggcttccaggtattacacctgggaggagagtgtaacaaataatggaaaacaacacactcaaatgtcttacatgaaataagtgttagctgacacatctgagactttctatgtaaatggcttcagctaaagaaattaaaatttgcacttactgctgtatccttaatgttaggaattgctcatctccagagattcacagaaagcactaaggaactcatgggaattctctcattcttaTTTCCTGTGTAGGTTcgcatggctcgtatggatccagaatatttcatgaagatcgtcaaaaaaaacgatctagtgaaggccaatgcggcgtgcaggcGAATTATCAGTGATGTCATGAAGGTCATCTATGATCTTGATGATGAAAGTCCACTCTCTGACTTTGAGAACCCGCTGATCCGCCCACGCTTGCCCTCTGACGTTTTGCTGGCTGTCGGTGGATGGAACATGGGCACTACTAACTGCATTGATGCGTATGACACacgggccgaccgctgggtggatatcacgcaggaggagcagagcaaCTTAGCTGGTCATGGCATGGTGTACCATAATGgatttgtgtactgcattggGGGGTTTGATGGCCAACACTTCATTAATTCCGTGCGCAGATATGACCCGATAACACGAGAATGGCAGCAGATGGCCCCCATGCACTGGCATCGCTGTAATGTTAGTGTGGTTGTGCTCGATGGGTTCATCTACGCCATGGGTGGCCATATTGTTTTCAGGCCCCTCAATAAAGTAGAGCGGTACAACCCAGTAACCAACGAATGGACCCAGATCGAGCCCATGAATGAGAGGAGAAgcgatgccagtgccaccaccctgaatggcaaggtagggtaatgggagggcgtctgactgtgtttaccctcatcttccccttgaaattgagtattttacacagtcatgAGTTCTCTTTCTCTTCAGATTACTGAGTTTTTTTGGATAATTCATTTAGTTCATttggataaatgcattattggtcTCCATTAGGGGCATATTgggtagtgctgtggtgtcatatccaagacttgtgagatagatgaaatggtgttcccatgtcaggtttcctttattctgttcctgggggagcagaattgaaaactctttgcagatttcccttttcaaacagccatactaaacctgaaaattagctgattatggtgcgtttgagaagggaaatctgcaaactgtgttccgccaggaccggaactggggaaccctgtcatacactatgcatagcacatacttttatttttgagtcacaatgaacttcatctgtaacctccaaaccccagtcatatacagtataacggtGTTCACAGTTAAATTGTTTTTCATAGATATACATCTGTGGGGGCCACAGTGGAACAGAGAGCCTTTCTACAGTGGAGTGCTTTGACCCACTCACTAATGAATGGAGCTTGATCACTCCAATGAGCACTCCCCGTCACAGCCTTGGAGTCACGGCGTATAAAGGGAAgatctatgcggtgagtgattcctttctgtgtcaaatctcacattttacctgtaagactcatggtttttttgtctttgctgctgtgtctttcattgtgatgcatttaaaccaaacataacagttaaatgccagaaatacctgctgcaaaggcttatcttaatacacataaaaacatatatgctaccctctttagcctccctgcattcatttctgggttataaatggatctgctgggggtctctgctactagctcgggctgtaaagtttagattttttattaattattttctcTAGTTCTAGATATAATTGGtcagattgttgtttttttcagtgtctgattagcttcaagtgttcgttttaagtaataacaataaaaaagcaaaatatattagcataaggagtcatttttgatggctcacagttttcaccgaatcatacaagttttctgttgcccaaatccatgttttcattgcatataggttgacatgtgtatataagcttgtgtcatttatagacaatgggaggttctaaggagcctgctttcatagggtgaaaattgcttaagagttcatgactttgggaaagttgatgtttgcccatccttttggcaagcaagtgataatgaatctttggcatctctcaggtgggcggtatcaacaggtctgatcacctgcagaccatggaggtctatgaccataccacaaaccgctggcatgctgtggcccccatgtcTACACCACGCAGTGAatttggcatcgcagtggtggacgaccTCCTGTTTGTGATGGGCGGCCATGATGGGTTTAGGGTAACAAACAAGGTGGAGTGTTAtgatgcggggacaggcagctggtatcgtgcgcaggacatgagcagagccagaaaacacttcagctgctgcgtagtgcctgcgcacccccgcatcaTAAAATACGCTTCACCTCGTTAGTCCCTGATGGCCACCAAGGAGGAAACCCATCTgcccacaacagcatgcccagtacgtaacctcatttacaccccccaccccgaagtcattttccatggcctcgctaaactcctcccacacctgagtttttgcctcgacgaccgccgaagccgcattCCATCATTTCAtcaccgctgtccaccagcaggTTCGGGGAATGCCGCCacaacaggcaccgaccaccttacggccacagcaccagtcagccgcctccacaacggaggcatggaacaaggcccattcggactcaatgtcccctgcgtcctccaggacatgggagaagctctgctggaggtcggagttgaatcttctcctgacattgcatacttaaaataaagttctctttttcatattatctagtttgtgaaagcgtcataaatttcccattttggaTAAACGTTGTTCTCGTTTGACGGTTCTCTTCAGAAATTCCGCTGCAACCATCGGTGATTGCTAATTAAGCACTAAGGTTTTTCGTAATCAATTGAAATACTGGTTTAGTGCAACCCCTTCCCCTGGGACCTACAGTAAACATAGCCAGCAACTTGAATTTGGAGAAGGGATGTTACCTCTGCATtgattacagtatgtactgtacacaatattattatattgtgggtatcagagtttgcgggtgcggatgggcaggctggcaggaaggaggcagggaaggacgaagcagggaggtagaatacggggaaaactggggttttattagGGGGAAGACGGCTATGGGCAGAACGGGACATGACAacagcactaacatcaatgacggacatcggacagggcaagatgtggactgaAGACATGGCAAAACGACAAGGTACAGCTAGGCATGATAGGGGAagaacacgtggataatcagggggcgtggcacacaacgatcgtatgagccgggcatgacagtgggtctgtgttcatagtggggtactgtagggttcaattttaggaccagtactgttcctaatttacattaatgatattgacagcaatacatacagtaaactggctacatttgcagacgacaccagggTGGGTGGCGTAGCAGAcattgatctagcagcggagaggctacaacgggatctggatttaattagcgactgcgcTGATACCtgtcagatgaaatttaacatacagtAGATACATGTAAGATAATcatgcagagagcagaaatataaagtacttgtattttatgggttccactgaaataaaggtagctgattatgagaaagatctcgatGTGTATCTTGATGCTTCTATGTCCCActttcgccagtgtggggaagcaataaaaaaggccaataggatgttgggttacaagtctaggtgtgtggagtttaagacaagggaagtgatgctacgattatacactgctcaaaaaaatttaaggaacactttttaattagagtatagcatcaagtcttttaaacttctgggatattgatctggtcagttaagtagcggagggggtgattaatcagtttcagctgctttggtgttaatgaaattatgaacaggtgaactagaggggtaacaatgagacgacccccaaaacaggaatggtttaacaggtggaggccactggcattttcccctcctcatcttttctgacggttttttcactagttttgcatttggcgacggtcagtgtcactactggtagcatgaggcaatACCTGGAGCCttcagaggttgca
This is a stretch of genomic DNA from Brienomyrus brachyistius isolate T26 unplaced genomic scaffold, BBRACH_0.4 scaffold84, whole genome shotgun sequence. It encodes these proteins:
- the LOC125727016 gene encoding kelch-like protein 10 isoform X1, with the translated sequence MSPAFEVFNKLRLAGQLCDVVLIADGVQFNAHRVILCGCSSYFQALFTTGWSDSGKREYQLPGISPETLRQVIEYAYTYSVVITSDNVENLLAAADYLSVLGIVQRCCDFLHEHLCLDNCVGLVKIGDVYCLKELHQSALKFLLKNFKEVAINSNEFLELTLEELCDIMERDELNVREEDVVFHAILRWIEHDPATREAHISVLLPKVRMARMDPEYFMKIVKKNDLVKANAACRRIISDVMKVIYDLDDESPLSDFENPLIRPRLPSDVLLAVGGWNMGTTNCIDAYDTRADRWVDITQEEQSNLAGHGMVYHNGFVYCIGGFDGQHFINSVRRYDPITREWQQMAPMHWHRCNVSVVVLDGFIYAMGGHIVFRPLNKVERYNPVTNEWTQIEPMNERRSDASATTLNGKIYICGGHSGTESLSTVECFDPLTNEWSLITPMSTPRHSLGVTAYKGKIYAVGGINRSDHLQTMEVYDHTTNRWHAVAPMSTPRSEFGIAVVDDLLFVMGGHDGFRVTNKVECYDAGTGSWYRAQDMSRARKHFSCCVVPAHPRIIKYASPR
- the LOC125727016 gene encoding kelch-like protein 10 isoform X2, with the translated sequence MSPAFEVFNKLRLAGQLCDVVLIADGVQFNAHRVILCGCSSYFQALFTTGWSDSGKREYQLPGISPETLRQVIEYAYTYSVVITSDNVENLLAAADYLSVLGIVQRCCDFLHEHLCLDNCVGLVKIGDVYCLKELHQSALKFLLKNFKEVAINSNEFLELTLEELCDIMERDELNVREEDVVFHAILRWIEHDPATREAHISVLLPKVRMARMDPEYFMKIVKKNDLVKANAACRRIISDVMKVIYDLDDESPLSDFENPLIRPRLPSDVLLAVGGWNMGTTNCIDAYDTRADRWVDITQEEQSNLAGHGMVYHNGFVYCIGGFDGQHFINSVRRYDPITREWQQMAPMHWHRCNVSVVVLDGFIYAMGGHIVFRPLNKVERYNPVTNEWTQIEPMNERRSDASATTLNGKIYICGGHSGTESLSTVECFDPLTNEWSLITPMSTPRHSLGVTAYKGKIYAVRGMPPQQAPTTLRPQHQSAASTTEAWNKAHSDSMSPASSRTWEKLCWRSELNLLLTLHT